Proteins from a genomic interval of Paenibacillus sp. FSL H8-0048:
- a CDS encoding type 1 glutamine amidotransferase domain-containing protein yields the protein MSKVAFLLANDFEDSEMKVPYEEVLQAGHQAEIIGLKKNETLLGKQGSVSYAADKAVSEVTAEEYDAIVIPGGSSPENLRLDPDVLQFVKDADRAGKPIAAICHGPQILISAELLQGRTLTSYPPLKDDLINAGAEFKDEEVVVDGNYITSRTPKDEPAFVRELLKVL from the coding sequence ATGAGTAAAGTAGCTTTTCTGCTTGCCAATGACTTTGAAGATTCTGAAATGAAGGTTCCTTACGAAGAAGTTTTACAGGCAGGACATCAGGCAGAAATCATCGGTCTGAAGAAAAATGAGACCCTGCTCGGCAAACAAGGGAGCGTATCCTATGCCGCCGATAAAGCGGTCAGCGAGGTCACAGCGGAAGAGTATGATGCGATAGTCATTCCAGGCGGATCTTCGCCGGAGAATCTCCGTCTTGACCCGGATGTTCTGCAATTCGTGAAGGATGCTGACCGTGCAGGCAAGCCGATTGCCGCGATCTGCCACGGCCCGCAGATTCTGATCAGTGCTGAACTGCTGCAAGGCCGCACCCTTACCTCCTATCCGCCGCTGAAGGATGATCTGATCAATGCCGGCGCGGAGTTCAAGGATGAAGAGGTCGTCGTAGACGGCAACTACATTACTTCACGCACACCCAAGGATGAGCCCGCTTTTGTGCGTGAGCTGCTTAAGGTGTTGTAA
- a CDS encoding tRNA threonylcarbamoyladenosine dehydratase, whose translation MLNQFSRTELAIGPEGLEIMKNSTVAVLGIGGVGAMAAEALARTGIGRIILIDKDSVDITNINRQLHALTTTIGQNKTDLMVDRIKLINPECEAIALNMFYTEETYEELFKYKLDYVIDASDTIIYKIHLIKECLARKIPMISSMGAANKMDPTRFQVADISKTSMDPIARVIRTRLRKEGIKKGVKVVFSTEKPVKPREDVTEQIVPANAPDRRKAKQPPASTSFVPPVVGLIMVSVTVRDLLETGGITFE comes from the coding sequence ATGCTGAATCAGTTCTCGCGTACGGAGCTGGCGATCGGGCCGGAGGGCCTGGAGATTATGAAGAACAGCACAGTGGCTGTGTTGGGGATCGGCGGAGTCGGCGCCATGGCGGCGGAAGCGCTGGCCCGGACCGGCATCGGCCGGATTATTCTGATTGATAAGGATTCGGTGGATATTACCAACATCAACCGCCAGCTTCATGCGCTGACCACGACCATCGGCCAGAATAAAACGGATCTGATGGTAGACCGCATCAAGCTGATCAACCCGGAATGCGAAGCGATTGCGCTGAATATGTTCTACACCGAAGAGACGTATGAGGAGCTGTTCAAATACAAGCTGGACTATGTAATTGACGCTTCGGATACGATTATTTATAAGATTCACTTGATCAAGGAATGTCTGGCCCGGAAGATCCCAATGATCTCCAGTATGGGTGCGGCCAACAAGATGGACCCGACCCGCTTCCAGGTCGCCGACATCTCCAAGACCAGCATGGACCCTATTGCCCGGGTGATCCGCACCAGACTGCGCAAGGAAGGCATTAAGAAGGGCGTGAAGGTGGTCTTCTCCACCGAGAAGCCTGTGAAGCCGCGCGAGGATGTGACGGAGCAGATCGTGCCTGCGAATGCGCCGGACCGGCGCAAGGCGAAGCAGCCTCCGGCCAGTACTTCTTTTGTACCCCCTGTAGTCGGCCTGATTATGGTCAGTGTAACGGTACGGGATTTGCTCGAAACGGGCGGCATTACATTTGAATGA
- the aspS gene encoding aspartate--tRNA ligase encodes MTRSHNCGQLTTASIGEKVTLNGWVQTRRDLGGVLFIDLRDRTGIVQIVFNPDYSGEALQIADKVRSEYVLSVTGTVVKRDEETINRNLPTGEIEVQITDIEVLNAAKTPPFFIEDGVEVDESLRMKYRYLDLRRPEMHKTLLLRSKSAKIFRDFLDNEGFIDVETPILTKSSPEGARDYLVPSRVHEGEFFALPQSPQIYKQLLMVGGIERYYQMARCFRDEDLRADRQPEFTQFDIETSFMPQDELLAMMEKLMQRLLKETVGVEVSAPFQRLTYAEAIGKYGSDKPDLRFGLELVEMNDIVAESGVKVFASVIEKGGEVKCLNAKGCGTWTRKEIDDLGPYAARYGAKGLAWIQVKDGEFKGPIVKFFSEEEIAAVKERTGAEDGDLLLFSADTKKVVADVLGALRLKIGRQLGLIDDSVFKFAWVTEFPLLGYDEDQKRYVAEHHPFTRPMDEDLHLFDTDPGAIRAQAYDLVLNGYEVGGGSQRIYKRDVQEKMFNALGFSQELAYEKFGYLMDAFEYGTPPHGGIAFGFDRLIMLLAGRTNLRETIAFPKTASATDLLMDAPSPVDAGQLEQLHIKLAPKPEKEKK; translated from the coding sequence ATGACCAGAAGTCATAACTGTGGCCAATTAACGACAGCGAGCATCGGTGAGAAAGTAACATTGAACGGTTGGGTGCAGACCCGCCGTGACCTTGGAGGCGTGCTGTTCATTGATCTGCGCGACCGCACAGGGATTGTACAGATTGTATTCAACCCTGACTATTCCGGTGAAGCGCTGCAGATTGCCGATAAGGTACGCAGTGAATATGTGCTGTCCGTGACGGGTACTGTGGTTAAGCGCGATGAGGAGACCATCAACCGCAATCTGCCGACCGGTGAGATCGAAGTGCAGATTACAGACATCGAAGTGCTGAATGCGGCTAAGACACCTCCGTTCTTCATCGAAGACGGGGTGGAAGTAGACGAATCCCTGCGCATGAAATACCGTTACCTGGATCTGCGCCGTCCGGAGATGCACAAGACGCTGCTGCTTCGTTCCAAGTCGGCTAAGATCTTCCGCGATTTCCTCGACAATGAGGGCTTCATCGATGTAGAAACGCCGATTCTGACCAAAAGCTCGCCGGAAGGCGCACGTGACTATCTCGTGCCAAGCCGTGTGCATGAAGGGGAATTCTTCGCGCTTCCGCAGTCGCCGCAGATCTACAAGCAGCTGCTGATGGTTGGCGGCATCGAGCGTTATTACCAGATGGCCCGCTGCTTCCGCGATGAGGACCTGCGCGCTGACCGCCAGCCAGAATTCACACAATTCGATATTGAGACCTCGTTCATGCCGCAGGATGAGCTGCTGGCGATGATGGAGAAGCTCATGCAGCGCCTGCTGAAGGAGACGGTGGGAGTAGAGGTATCCGCACCGTTCCAGCGGCTGACGTATGCCGAAGCAATCGGCAAATACGGCTCTGACAAGCCGGACCTGCGCTTTGGCCTGGAGCTGGTAGAGATGAATGATATCGTGGCTGAGAGCGGTGTGAAGGTGTTCGCTTCCGTGATTGAGAAGGGCGGGGAAGTGAAATGTCTGAACGCCAAGGGCTGCGGCACATGGACCCGTAAGGAGATTGACGATCTTGGACCATATGCTGCCCGTTACGGGGCCAAGGGTCTGGCCTGGATTCAGGTCAAAGACGGCGAGTTCAAGGGACCGATTGTGAAGTTCTTCTCCGAGGAAGAAATCGCTGCCGTGAAGGAGCGCACAGGTGCCGAGGATGGCGACCTGCTGCTCTTCTCCGCTGATACCAAGAAGGTGGTAGCCGATGTGCTTGGTGCTCTGCGTCTGAAGATTGGCCGTCAGCTTGGTCTGATCGACGACAGTGTGTTCAAATTCGCCTGGGTAACGGAATTCCCGCTGCTCGGCTACGATGAGGATCAGAAGCGTTATGTGGCTGAGCATCACCCGTTCACACGCCCGATGGATGAAGACCTGCATCTCTTCGATACCGATCCGGGGGCCATCCGCGCACAGGCGTATGACCTGGTGCTTAACGGCTACGAGGTAGGCGGTGGTTCCCAGCGTATCTACAAGCGTGACGTTCAGGAGAAAATGTTCAATGCACTCGGCTTCTCGCAGGAGCTGGCTTATGAGAAATTCGGCTATCTGATGGATGCCTTTGAATACGGCACGCCTCCGCATGGCGGCATCGCGTTTGGCTTCGACCGTCTGATTATGCTGCTGGCGGGCCGCACGAACCTGCGTGAGACCATTGCCTTCCCTAAGACGGCAAGTGCAACGGACCTGCTGATGGATGCCCCATCCCCGGTGGATGCGGGACAACTGGAGCAGCTGCACATCAAGCTGGCACCGAAACCGGAGAAAGAAAAGAAATAA
- a CDS encoding methyl-accepting chemotaxis protein: MPTPKKTRKHLFRITKLRTELMLLIITAIVLPSLALVAISTQTSESALRSKMEDTTRSSIHLLDKTLSQLILLESAAVNELAYEMSSAGLTNNSPQLRKLIDNFKLEHPEVDIVAIGNEDGKYMFAPDSKLDNYDPRIRDWYIDALKTPDKTSVINPIFSKVTNSYILPVSKAFPDGKGAITISISMKELMELAKNVSLGDSGYVFILDGNNKVIYHPAMEVASEATGAMTAGTKQGPAGKISYKDTAADTQMDGYYITNDLTGFTLAGVLPESEYTKAVYPILYKSAIVLVVALLLAAVITFLIIRRITGPVERLNRSAKRVSEGYLDEFVQTSRRDEIGQLAGNYNEMVSSLRTMVQEVAETSGQLAAASEQLTASTAENSKAVEYVTELVEESTRGVETQAYASAEVATTMEEMSTGIQKIASASEAIVSAAMLTETDVATGSSRMQETLQQMKTIRESVQQSGTLIAELNGLSTRVAETSTAISAIAKQTNLLSLNAGIEAARAGEHGRGFAVVAGEVRKLSEATNSSAGQIQETISDMVGLIASAYDVMKHKVAEDVEQGMALTLEASEAFRQIEQSTRQVGEQIHEVSAITEQMSASSSEVAASVQEMATIARSALDSFQSVTAATEEQLASMEEITSSSAALSGMAADMQGQVERFQFDAKGKA; encoded by the coding sequence ATGCCAACACCGAAAAAAACCCGAAAGCACCTATTTCGTATCACGAAGCTCAGAACTGAACTGATGCTGCTTATCATTACAGCTATTGTGCTGCCCTCACTGGCTCTGGTGGCTATATCAACACAAACCTCAGAATCGGCTCTGCGCTCCAAAATGGAAGACACCACACGTTCAAGCATCCACCTCCTGGATAAAACACTGTCGCAGCTGATCCTGCTGGAGAGTGCCGCAGTGAATGAGCTGGCGTACGAGATGAGCAGCGCCGGGCTGACGAACAACTCTCCACAGCTGCGCAAGCTGATCGACAACTTCAAGCTCGAGCATCCTGAGGTAGATATCGTGGCGATAGGCAACGAGGACGGGAAATACATGTTCGCGCCGGATTCCAAGCTGGACAATTATGATCCCCGGATACGCGATTGGTACATAGATGCACTTAAGACTCCGGACAAAACATCGGTAATTAATCCCATTTTCTCCAAAGTAACGAACAGCTACATTCTACCGGTCTCCAAGGCTTTTCCGGACGGTAAAGGTGCTATTACAATCAGCATCAGCATGAAGGAGCTAATGGAGCTGGCGAAGAATGTCAGTCTGGGCGACAGCGGATATGTCTTCATCCTGGACGGCAATAACAAGGTGATCTACCACCCTGCCATGGAGGTTGCTTCAGAGGCCACAGGCGCAATGACGGCTGGAACCAAGCAAGGCCCGGCGGGCAAAATCTCCTACAAGGATACGGCAGCCGATACGCAAATGGACGGATACTACATTACCAATGATCTGACCGGCTTCACTCTGGCCGGAGTGCTTCCGGAGAGTGAATACACGAAAGCGGTCTACCCGATTCTGTACAAATCAGCTATCGTTCTCGTGGTCGCGCTGCTGCTTGCTGCAGTGATTACCTTCCTGATTATCCGCCGGATTACCGGGCCGGTAGAACGCCTGAACCGTTCGGCCAAGCGGGTAAGCGAAGGATATCTGGATGAATTCGTCCAGACCAGCCGCAGGGATGAGATCGGTCAGCTTGCCGGCAATTATAATGAAATGGTCTCTTCACTGCGCACCATGGTGCAGGAGGTTGCCGAGACCTCCGGCCAGCTCGCCGCTGCCAGTGAACAGCTCACAGCCAGCACGGCTGAGAACAGCAAGGCGGTCGAGTATGTGACAGAGCTGGTGGAGGAATCCACCCGGGGCGTGGAGACCCAGGCGTATGCTTCCGCCGAAGTCGCTACAACGATGGAGGAGATGTCTACCGGTATCCAGAAAATCGCTTCCGCTTCAGAGGCAATTGTGAGTGCCGCTATGCTTACGGAAACGGATGTCGCAACCGGCAGCTCCAGAATGCAGGAGACCCTGCAGCAGATGAAGACGATCCGCGAATCGGTGCAGCAGTCCGGCACCCTGATCGCTGAGCTTAACGGCTTAAGCACCCGGGTCGCTGAGACCAGCACGGCGATCTCCGCCATTGCCAAGCAGACCAATCTCCTGTCGCTGAATGCCGGTATCGAAGCGGCCCGGGCCGGAGAACACGGGCGGGGCTTCGCCGTCGTAGCCGGTGAAGTGCGCAAGCTATCGGAGGCTACGAATAGCAGTGCCGGACAGATTCAGGAGACCATCTCCGATATGGTCGGCCTGATCGCCAGCGCTTATGATGTAATGAAGCATAAGGTGGCAGAGGATGTGGAGCAGGGCATGGCGCTTACGCTGGAGGCAAGCGAAGCCTTCCGGCAGATTGAGCAGTCCACACGGCAGGTCGGCGAGCAGATCCATGAAGTCTCAGCCATTACAGAGCAAATGTCGGCCAGCAGCTCCGAAGTAGCCGCCTCCGTCCAGGAGATGGCTACCATCGCCCGGTCCGCGCTTGACTCCTTCCAGAGCGTAACGGCAGCTACCGAGGAGCAGCTTGCTTCGATGGAGGAAATCACCTCCTCCTCTGCGGCACTCTCCGGCATGGCTGCGGATATGCAGGGACAGGTGGAGCGGTTCCAGTTCGATGCGAAGGGTAAGGCTTAA
- the dtd gene encoding D-aminoacyl-tRNA deacylase has product MRVVVQRCKNSSVTVDGAVTGAIGEGLLLLVGVTHEDTEKDAKYLADKVAGLRIFEDAAGKMNHSVTEAGGAILSVSQFTLYGDCRKGRRPNFMAAAAPAEAERLYDYFNQELRAGGLQVETGVFGAMMDVALTNWGPVTLLLDSKG; this is encoded by the coding sequence ATGAGAGTAGTTGTGCAGCGCTGCAAGAACTCCAGTGTGACGGTGGACGGAGCAGTGACCGGAGCGATTGGAGAGGGCCTGCTGCTGCTGGTCGGCGTAACCCATGAGGATACGGAGAAGGATGCCAAGTATTTGGCTGACAAGGTCGCCGGACTGCGGATTTTTGAAGATGCGGCTGGTAAAATGAACCACAGTGTGACGGAGGCCGGCGGGGCCATTCTGTCCGTCTCACAGTTCACGCTGTACGGGGACTGCCGCAAGGGCAGACGTCCCAACTTCATGGCAGCAGCGGCTCCGGCTGAGGCAGAGCGCCTCTACGACTACTTCAACCAGGAGCTGCGTGCCGGAGGACTGCAGGTAGAGACCGGTGTGTTCGGAGCGATGATGGATGTCGCCCTGACCAACTGGGGACCGGTTACGCTGCTGTTGGACAGCAAGGGTTAG
- a CDS encoding CD3324 family protein — protein MSYVNGKDVLPPGLLEELQGYIQGELLYIPKKAEERVRWGENSGSRQEIAARNEEIFCSHSSGCSVNELQKRYHLSEESIRKIISKMRQMRLAMNR, from the coding sequence GTGAGTTACGTCAATGGAAAGGATGTGCTCCCCCCGGGGCTGCTCGAAGAGCTGCAGGGTTACATACAGGGTGAGCTGTTATACATCCCGAAGAAAGCGGAAGAACGGGTGAGATGGGGCGAGAACAGCGGCTCCCGGCAAGAGATTGCTGCCCGCAACGAAGAGATCTTCTGTAGTCACAGCAGCGGCTGCTCGGTGAACGAGCTGCAGAAGAGATATCACTTATCCGAAGAAAGCATCCGCAAGATTATTTCCAAAATGCGGCAGATGCGGCTGGCGATGAACCGCTAG
- a CDS encoding NCS2 family permease, with product MKSNIWRNSVGMEPGDNWKQEWAAGILSYFASVYIVMVNAAILADAGMPLRAGMVATLLTAVTGCLLMAFGGKTPIIVVPGMGINAFFTYTLVHSMKLDWREALAVVVVTGVLFAIVAFTSLYRILSDAIPHNLQHAITVGIGLFLTFIGLQKSGIVIAHATTFVAIGHFSDPAVITSVVTLLLALVLFIRGTRGGLLISMLVGTGLAYLLGAAHAPKNTEPGHVFSGYGSVFASMDWSGFVSLVFWIAVFLLLLIVVFENIGLISSQTLMAGRPERFKSSLRALSLANIAAGLFGSSPVVAAAESTAGIAAGGRSGLTSLVTGLLFGATFLFIPLLAYVPDSAIAPILIVIGGLMVQNVREMDLGDMTELFPAFLVMVMIPFTYSIVDGMAFGFITYPLVKLATGKGKEVPPALYGIAGLFIANFVLHALMG from the coding sequence ATGAAATCGAATATTTGGCGGAATAGTGTGGGAATGGAGCCGGGCGACAACTGGAAGCAGGAATGGGCGGCCGGTATCCTGTCGTATTTCGCTTCGGTATATATTGTAATGGTTAATGCGGCGATCCTGGCAGATGCAGGCATGCCGCTGCGGGCCGGGATGGTTGCCACGCTGCTGACAGCGGTGACGGGCTGTCTGCTGATGGCTTTTGGCGGCAAAACGCCGATTATCGTCGTCCCGGGCATGGGGATCAATGCCTTTTTCACCTATACGCTGGTGCATTCTATGAAGCTGGATTGGCGCGAGGCGCTGGCGGTGGTGGTGGTGACCGGGGTGCTGTTTGCCATTGTGGCCTTCACCTCGCTCTACCGCATTCTCAGCGATGCGATTCCCCATAATCTGCAGCATGCGATCACCGTCGGCATCGGGCTGTTCCTGACCTTCATCGGCCTGCAAAAAAGCGGGATTGTCATTGCCCACGCCACCACCTTCGTCGCCATCGGGCATTTCAGTGATCCTGCGGTCATTACCTCGGTGGTGACGCTGCTGCTGGCGCTGGTGCTGTTCATCCGGGGCACACGCGGCGGTCTGCTGATCAGTATGCTCGTGGGCACAGGTCTTGCCTATCTGCTGGGGGCCGCCCATGCGCCGAAGAATACAGAGCCGGGACATGTGTTCAGCGGTTACGGCAGCGTGTTCGCCAGTATGGACTGGAGCGGCTTCGTCAGCCTTGTCTTCTGGATTGCCGTCTTCCTGCTGCTGCTGATTGTGGTGTTTGAGAATATCGGCCTGATCTCTTCCCAGACGCTGATGGCAGGACGTCCGGAACGCTTCAAAAGCAGTCTGCGGGCGCTGTCGCTCGCCAACATCGCGGCAGGTCTGTTCGGCAGCAGCCCGGTGGTCGCCGCTGCCGAATCCACCGCCGGAATTGCGGCAGGAGGCCGCTCCGGCTTAACTTCACTCGTCACCGGCCTGCTGTTCGGGGCGACCTTCCTGTTCATCCCGCTGCTGGCTTATGTGCCGGACAGCGCGATTGCGCCGATTCTGATCGTAATCGGCGGGCTGATGGTGCAGAATGTGCGCGAGATGGATCTCGGCGACATGACGGAGCTGTTCCCGGCCTTCCTGGTCATGGTGATGATTCCCTTCACCTACAGCATCGTGGACGGCATGGCGTTTGGCTTCATCACCTATCCGCTGGTGAAGCTGGCTACCGGCAAAGGCAAAGAGGTTCCTCCTGCCTTGTACGGTATTGCCGGGCTGTTCATTGCGAACTTCGTGCTGCATGCGCTGATGGGCTGA
- a CDS encoding HelD family protein translates to MEDNFQSAYQEEEDRLNHVLTEIDSTLERLRSTPVYTGHDYTEQVLEDSREQRRKDLAKLRQEPYFGRLDFQGNDEEDRKALYIGKIGVDREQVSDRPLVIDWRAPVASLFYSFTGGTEAASYEAPEGLIEGLVYLKRNVVIRRQILERVADTYNRDSDAPAVSDEFLVYRLGENKDNRLRDIVSTIQEEQDKIIRAAKNTALIIQGVAGSGKTTVALHRLAFLLYQYKEQVSAEKMIIFAPNRMFLDYISDVLPELGVGNIAQSTFPDWAAEVLGVDLPEQDASEVMSRWFETAGAMPVITEETPGRFKGSTVLMSVIESSVKLLETSAVPEGDFSPWDGAVLSRQVILRWHNEEYAPYPPAKRKERVMARLHRWIEMELKKSPSAAALKERKKKGTAREKAYSAKWPKYEPLAIYKQIFRAAKTPEDWPAGAPEEIPPAVLKETVKELKKGILREEDLPPLLYIHYLLNGNEGTERFDHIVIDEAQDFSPFQIAVLDLYVKGHSFTILGDLSQGIHAYKGVHAWREMQTLFAEEHTAYHALTRSYRSTMEIIEFANGILSAGVGSELLAVPVFRSGNPVRLISYEEDVLPGTAAAAPADQRLSAVKSALAQLSGREYRTVAVLTRSLREASELYAELAGQFEDLHLIDGSITEYRGGLSILPVYLSKGLEFDAVILADADSDHYGAAAWDAKLMYVGCTRALHELWLLRSGALPSYVQLNTEETVSGWPELEEGN, encoded by the coding sequence TTGGAAGACAACTTTCAAAGTGCCTATCAAGAGGAAGAAGACAGGCTGAACCACGTGCTGACAGAGATTGATTCCACCCTTGAGCGGCTGCGCTCAACACCAGTGTACACAGGACACGATTATACCGAGCAGGTGCTGGAGGATTCAAGGGAGCAGAGGCGCAAAGATCTTGCCAAGCTTAGGCAGGAGCCTTATTTCGGACGGCTTGATTTTCAGGGCAATGATGAGGAAGACCGCAAGGCACTCTATATCGGCAAAATCGGCGTAGACCGCGAGCAGGTAAGCGACCGTCCGCTTGTCATTGACTGGCGGGCACCGGTGGCAAGCCTGTTTTATTCTTTTACCGGAGGAACGGAAGCCGCCTCGTATGAAGCGCCGGAGGGGCTGATCGAAGGGCTGGTCTATCTCAAGCGTAACGTGGTGATCCGGAGGCAGATCCTGGAGCGGGTGGCGGATACGTATAATCGTGACAGCGACGCGCCGGCGGTATCGGATGAATTCCTGGTCTACCGGCTGGGGGAGAACAAGGATAACCGGCTGCGGGATATCGTCTCCACGATTCAGGAGGAGCAGGACAAGATTATCCGGGCGGCCAAGAACACGGCGCTGATCATCCAGGGGGTCGCGGGAAGCGGCAAGACCACCGTCGCGCTGCACCGGCTGGCGTTCTTATTGTATCAATACAAGGAGCAGGTATCGGCGGAGAAAATGATTATTTTCGCCCCGAACCGCATGTTCCTGGACTATATTTCAGATGTGCTGCCGGAGCTGGGCGTCGGCAATATTGCCCAGAGCACGTTCCCGGACTGGGCGGCAGAGGTGCTGGGTGTGGACTTGCCGGAGCAGGATGCTTCGGAGGTCATGAGCCGCTGGTTCGAGACGGCCGGAGCGATGCCAGTCATTACGGAAGAGACCCCCGGGCGCTTCAAGGGCTCAACGGTGCTGATGAGCGTCATTGAATCCAGCGTCAAGCTGCTGGAGACCAGCGCTGTGCCGGAGGGCGATTTCAGCCCTTGGGACGGGGCGGTGCTGAGCCGCCAGGTGATTCTGCGCTGGCACAATGAGGAATACGCACCGTATCCTCCGGCGAAGCGCAAGGAACGGGTGATGGCGCGGCTTCACCGCTGGATCGAGATGGAGCTGAAGAAGAGCCCTTCGGCGGCTGCGCTGAAGGAGCGTAAGAAGAAGGGCACGGCACGTGAGAAGGCTTACAGCGCCAAGTGGCCGAAATACGAGCCGCTCGCCATCTACAAGCAGATCTTCCGGGCGGCGAAGACGCCGGAGGACTGGCCGGCAGGAGCGCCGGAAGAGATTCCGCCTGCCGTGCTGAAGGAGACCGTCAAGGAGCTGAAAAAGGGCATTCTGCGCGAAGAGGATCTGCCCCCGCTGCTCTATATCCATTATCTTCTGAACGGTAACGAAGGTACTGAGCGCTTTGACCATATTGTGATCGATGAAGCGCAGGATTTCTCCCCGTTCCAGATTGCCGTACTGGATCTGTATGTGAAGGGGCATTCCTTCACGATTCTGGGTGACCTGTCGCAGGGCATCCACGCTTACAAGGGAGTGCATGCGTGGAGAGAGATGCAGACGCTGTTCGCCGAAGAACACACTGCTTACCATGCACTTACCCGAAGCTACCGTTCAACGATGGAGATTATTGAGTTCGCTAACGGCATTCTGTCTGCGGGTGTAGGCAGTGAGCTGCTGGCCGTTCCGGTCTTCCGCAGCGGGAATCCTGTGCGGCTGATCTCCTATGAGGAGGATGTGCTGCCGGGAACGGCTGCTGCTGCTCCGGCGGACCAGCGGCTCAGCGCGGTTAAGAGCGCGCTGGCGCAGCTCTCCGGGCGCGAATACCGCACGGTGGCGGTATTGACCCGCAGCCTGCGGGAAGCCTCCGAGCTGTACGCTGAGCTCGCTGGTCAATTCGAGGATCTTCATCTGATTGACGGCAGCATCACGGAATACCGCGGCGGCTTGTCGATTCTGCCCGTCTACTTGTCCAAGGGACTGGAGTTCGATGCCGTCATTCTGGCAGATGCCGACAGTGACCATTATGGAGCGGCGGCCTGGGATGCGAAGCTGATGTATGTGGGCTGTACGCGTGCCCTGCATGAGCTGTGGCTGCTGCGCAGCGGAGCGCTTCCGTCCTACGTGCAGCTTAACACAGAGGAGACCGTCTCCGGCTGGCCGGAGCTTGAAGAGGGGAATTAA
- the hisS gene encoding histidine--tRNA ligase, translating to MAKERFEKPTGTQDVLPGAVEKWQVVEAKARELCRRFNYREIRTPLFEHTGLFERGVGETTDIVEGEMYTFKDKGDRDLALRPEGTAGVVRAYVQNKLYGEPDVSKLYYIGPMFRYERPQAGRYRQFHQFGIEAFGAVDPAIDAEVISLGYQFYIDLGLKDVRVELNSVGNAPSRAAYREKLLDFLRPMRESLCSDCQRRMERNPLRVLDCKVDQDKFGGAPSILDSLDEECTEHFAKVKGHLDVMGVEYSINPRLVRGLDYYTHTAFEYKAAGIGSIDTVGGGGRYNGLVEEIGGPDQPGIGFGIGLERILLILENQGVELEAAKPLDVYFVALGEAADLEITKQLFRLRSLGFSAERDYLGRKMKAQMKSADRMSARYTAILGEDELNNGVIALKSMETGEQRTVKLDELAEALIQN from the coding sequence GTGGCTAAAGAAAGATTCGAGAAACCAACAGGTACACAGGATGTGCTGCCGGGTGCAGTAGAGAAATGGCAGGTCGTGGAGGCCAAGGCAAGAGAGCTGTGCCGCCGCTTCAATTACCGGGAGATTCGTACCCCGCTGTTCGAGCACACCGGGCTGTTCGAGCGCGGAGTCGGCGAAACAACGGATATTGTAGAAGGTGAGATGTATACCTTCAAGGACAAGGGCGACCGTGATCTGGCGCTTCGTCCCGAAGGGACAGCAGGCGTGGTACGTGCGTATGTCCAGAACAAGCTATACGGTGAGCCGGATGTCAGCAAGCTGTATTACATCGGACCGATGTTCCGTTATGAACGTCCGCAGGCCGGCAGATACCGCCAGTTCCATCAGTTCGGCATCGAGGCCTTCGGCGCGGTGGACCCGGCGATTGATGCTGAAGTCATCTCACTGGGGTACCAGTTCTATATTGATCTGGGGCTGAAGGATGTGCGGGTAGAGCTGAATTCGGTCGGCAACGCGCCGAGCCGTGCGGCTTACCGCGAGAAGCTGCTGGATTTCCTGAGACCGATGAGAGAGAGCCTGTGCAGCGACTGCCAGCGGCGGATGGAGCGCAACCCGCTGCGTGTGCTGGACTGCAAGGTCGATCAGGACAAGTTCGGCGGAGCGCCTTCTATTCTGGATAGTCTGGATGAAGAGTGTACAGAGCATTTTGCGAAGGTGAAAGGTCATCTTGATGTGATGGGTGTGGAATACAGCATCAACCCACGCCTGGTGCGCGGCCTTGATTATTACACGCATACGGCGTTTGAGTATAAAGCGGCAGGCATTGGCTCCATTGACACGGTGGGCGGCGGCGGCCGGTACAACGGTCTGGTCGAGGAGATCGGCGGGCCGGATCAGCCGGGTATCGGGTTCGGGATTGGCCTGGAGCGGATTCTGCTGATTCTGGAGAATCAGGGTGTCGAGCTGGAAGCGGCGAAGCCGCTGGATGTGTACTTCGTTGCACTGGGCGAAGCAGCAGATCTGGAGATTACGAAGCAGCTGTTCCGTCTGCGCAGCCTGGGCTTCTCTGCGGAGCGCGATTACCTGGGACGCAAGATGAAGGCGCAGATGAAGTCGGCGGACCGCATGTCAGCCCGGTATACGGCGATTCTCGGTGAAGACGAGCTGAATAACGGCGTCATCGCGCTCAAGTCGATGGAGACCGGCGAGCAGCGGACGGTGAAGCTGGACGAGCTGGCAGAGGCGCTGATTCAGAATTAA